A section of the Neofelis nebulosa isolate mNeoNeb1 chromosome 12, mNeoNeb1.pri, whole genome shotgun sequence genome encodes:
- the SEC16A gene encoding protein transport protein Sec16A isoform X1, which yields MQPPPQAAPSGVVGPPPAGTPQSMFWSNRSYRRQANSNAPVTPIACPLQPVTDPFAFSRQALQTTSSGSSSKSSTPILQGPAPPAFFQHPGLPVPHANAGDTSQGPALQATADTGLFASVLPPSAPPESELHRSGELAPSSEPEVQTLPCPHIPGAGADSPHGGHPHTNVLGPERPLSRQNPHDSAVAPSPFFPQPRQQMPGQWGPAQGGPQPSGQHYWPRPEGPVQRPVPHTSSIFLFPTPSSPCHGPGHEQLNPLVSLPGPLAGDGSNEPAYLQSGNQSANNFDPDNAFRQNSRAGNPRASQELRPNPGVNKEQLPDLALVNPLAQGNSPESHLHYPPGAETSRVLPEVDSGALSMFFHGGETENEENLSSENTSFAGPSDLDGSSPGPGLGHAPARVGAGGVYHAFPRGSSNEATQQGGHPQPYFSQSAGAQPDRPATASAAVTVWGGPAGAGAHASSPQYENVEDLEFIQNQEVLPSEPLSLDPSAPGDQLRYGPRLGVGGHAGGGGPNLEAPDSVPHPVRSDSVSSSYSSKSHGNLSGVARPRDLGGTFIQQEVGKPEDESSGSFFKQIDSSPVGGETNETTVSQNHRSSLSQPSTPSPPKPTGIFQTSANSSFEPVKSHLVGVKPVEADRAKVVGEVRGAGPHQKQHRPAAAPPDTCPGNLEQPPDNMETLFALQAGSLPFTVPVEAEQGLGHAGGPPSETVLLAAEKRPLARAQGAVKCESPVTTLWAQNELPDFGGSVLLAPAAPALHAPVRPQPSEVIQPPDEGVSGQQPRQPGPGLPLQSRDGVGASENLENPPKMGEEEALPSQASSGYASLLSSPPTESLQNQPVLIAQPDQSYNLAQPINFSVSLSSPNKKSLPWRDALVGDKPTASSRTVGGDSGESAPASGIAATSVTRSPLPKSLPQGSFPQVPGTSETVCNQPANLLVQPPPHPVPKNLLPEGQKVHNAENVLPELAGSPAGSTGVMLVPPANATSVPAGSKADPSGNREETSGALDFTLNRTLENSLRMYGPSRSDSPACPQTVTSQPRQPGPGAQNPDRFYQQVTKDAQDPCGLGRAQQEPSPAPQQGPKATCSEPSNPGSPPVQGQSQDSVPPPASPAPADTGQQLLPRPPRSSSASVVSTSSSQAAARSDQQWLQPPPSDLAAYYYYRPLYDGYQSQYPSPYPPDPGTASLYYQQDVYGLYEPRYRSYDSAVSAYAESYRCPEPERPSSRASHCSDRPPARQGYPEGYYNSKSGWSSHSDYYAGYYSGQYDYADAGRWDRYHYGSRFRDPRACDRRYWYDAEHDPYRKENYTYGDRPERYDDPWRYDPRFTGSFDDDPEPHRDPYGEEADRRSVHSERSAQSLRSSLSSRSRQSQVYRNHGMTAASYEAPPPPDSLPGDYAYGNNFGSVQGFPEYGYPAEAGWPATEQAPSRPTSPEKFSVPHVCARFGPGGQLIKVIPNLPSEGQPALVEIHSMETLLQHTPDQEEMRSFPGPLGKGDTHKVDVINFAQNKATKCLQNENLIDKESASLLWNFIVLLCRQNGTVVGTDIAELLLRDHRTAWLPGKSPNEANLIDFTNEAVGQVEEEESGEAQLSFLTDSHAATTSTLEKETERFRELLLYGRKKDALESAMKNALWGHALLLASKMDSRTHARVMTRFANSLPINDPLQTVYQLMSGRMPAASTCCGDEKWGDWRPHLAMILSNLSSSVDVESRATTTMGDTLASKGLLDAAHFCYLMAQVGLGVYTKKTAKLVLIGSNHSLPFFQFATNEAIQRTEAYEYAQSLGAQTCSFPNFQVFKFIYSCRLAEMGLATQAFHYCEVIAKTILTQPHAHSPVLISQLAQIASQLRLFDPQLREKPEEESFVEPTWLVQLRRVEKQVKEGAAPWSLDGALSQCCPSTPSPEAGQHDGPGPAQPGNPLLALPVPSAERFGQGVRLLPSAPPTLPDSQPALPARVPLFPVPPPPGPAELGPGCGPPGSALGFPEPSVPEPAALYPGPGLPAGAPSLQESEHLPQEAGSQDPGVMPQEALGRNSLPERREDGFGGKFAHLGPSRTPQDSEVPPAWERAGPGALQPPLTSTPEGKRPAQAAGKEVKEPKKSSESWLFRWLPGKKRTEAYLPDDKNKSIVWDEKKNRWVDVNEPEEEKKAPPPPPTSLPKAAQAGPPGPGGPPRASVNMFSRKAAGARARYVDILNPGGPQRSEPALAPAEFFAPLAPMPIPTHSFGPNADAEEAPPAEGAGREGRAPAGGTVNPEPASQPQVLGLPASLPGPELPPAHEDGSKGGELSRCSSLSSLSREVSQHFSQAPSDHPAAGGASGAAVPFYGPAHFAQASAASGGSRMGRIGQRKYPALS from the exons ATGCAGCCGCCGCCTCAGGCAGCCCCATCAGGCGTGGTCGGGCCACCTCCGGCCGGGACTCCTCAGAGCATGTTCTGGTCCAACAGATCTTACAGGAGACAGGCAAATAGTAACGCACCGGTGACCCCGATAGCTTGCCCGTTGCAGCCGGTAACGGATCCGTTTGCTTTTAGTAGACAAGCGCTACAAACTACATCGTCGGGCAGTTCGTCCAAAAGCAGCACGCCCATTCTGCAGGGCCCGGCCCCGCCAGCGTTCTTTCAACACCCTGGTCTGCCTGTGCCTCATGCGAATGCTGGGGATACCTCGCAAGGACCTGCGTTGCAGGCCACAGCGGACACCGGTCTGTTTGCCAGCGTGTTGCCACCTTCAGCGCCGCCGGAGTCAGAGTTGCACAGGAGTGGCGAGCTTGCTCCCAGCTCGGAACCCGAAGTTCAGACTCTGCCATGTCCTCACATTCCAGGAGCGGGTGCCGACAGTCCCCACGGGGGCCATCCGCACACGAACGTGCTTGGGCCCGAGAGACCCCTGAGTCGGCAGAACCCGCACGACAGTGCTGTGGCGCCGTCCCCTTTCTTCCCTCAGCCTCGTCAGCAAATGCCAGGGCAGTGGGGGCCAGCGCAGGGAGGCCCACAGCCCTCAGGTCAACATTATTGGCCCCGCCCAGAAGGACCTGTTCAGCGCCCGGTGCCCCACACCTCCAGCAttttcctcttccccactccGTCCAGCCCATGTCACGGTCCCGGCCACGAGCAGCTCAACCCACTGGTGTCTTTGCCAGGACCCTTGGCCGGTGACGGAAGCAATGAGCCGGCCTACCTGCAGAGTGGTAACCAGTCAGCAAATAACTTCGATCCTGACAACGCGTTCAGGCAAAATTCTAGAGCTGGGAATCCTCGGGCAAGCCAGGAGCTCAGGCCAAATCCAGGAGTGAATAAAGAGCAGTTGCCAGACCTCGCTCTTGTGAATCCCCTCGCTCAGGGAAACAGCCCAGAAAGCCATTTGCACTACCCCCCAGGGGCCGAGACCAGCCGGGTCCTGCCGGAAGTGGACTCGGGAGCTCTCTCCATGTTCTTCCACGGCGGAGAGACGGAAAATGAGGAGAACCTCTCATCTGAAAACACAAGCTTCGCTGGTCCGTCTGACTTGGATGGCTCCTCCCCCGGCCCGGGACTTGGTCATGCTCCCGCACGTGTGGGAGCGGGTGGCGTTTACCACGCCTTTCCCAGAGGTTCCAGCAATGAGGCCACGCAGCAGGGAGGCCACCCGCAGCCTTATTTCTCTCAGTCTGCAGGCGCCCAGCCTGATAGACCGGCCACGGCAAGCGCTGCCGTCACTGTGTGGGGCGGCCCAGCAGGCGCAGGGGCTCACGCCAGCAGCCCACAGTACGAGAACGTGGAGGACTTAGAGTTCATTCAGAATCAGGAAGTTTTGCCAAGTGAGCCCCTAAGTTTGGACCCTTCCGCCCCTGGCGATCAGCTCAGATACGGCCCCAGGCTCGGTGTTGGGGGCCACGCTGGAGGCGGGGGCCCAAATCTCGAGGCCCCGGATTCAGTGCCACACCCCGTGCGATCTGACAGCGTGTCGTCCAGTTACAGCAGCAAGAGCCACGGGAATCTTTCAGGTGTGGCCAGGCCTCGAGACCTGGGGGGCACTTTCATTCAGCAAGAAGTTGGAAAACCTGAAGATGAGTCTTCGGGGAGCTTTTTTAAGCAAATTGATTCTTCTCCTGTAGGAGGCGAGACAAACGAGACCACCGTGAGCCAGAATCACCGCAGCAGCCTGTCCCAGCCCTCAACCCCAAGCCCCCCAAAACCCACTGGAATATTCCAGACAAGCGCGAATAGTTCTTTTGAACCGGTGAAGTCCCACTTAGTTGGAGTGAAACCAGTTGAGGCCGATCGGGCCAAGGTGGTGGGCGAGGTGAGGGGGGCCGGACCCCACCAGAAGCAGCACCGGCCAGCTGCCGCACCGCCTGACACGTGCCCTGGCAACTTGGAGCAGCCCCCGGACAACATGGAGACCCTGTTCGCACTCCAGGCCGGTTCTCTGCCCTTTACCGTACCCGTGGAGGCCGAGCAGGGGCTTGGGCACGCTGGGGGGCCGCCCTCGGAAACCGTGCTTCTGGCAGCTGAGAAGAGGCCCTTGGCCAGGGCCCAGGGAGCTGTGAAGTGCGAGAGCCCAGTGACGACCTTGTGGGCACAGAACGAGCTCCCAGATTTCGGGGGCAGCGTGCTCCTGGCCCCGGCTGCCCCGGCACTGCACGCGCCCGTGAGGCCTCAGCCCTCTGAAGTGATTCAGCCTCCTGACGAGGGAGTGTCCGGTCAGCAGCCCCGGCAGCCAGGCCCTGGCCTCCCTCTGCAGAGCAGGGATGGCGTCGGAGCTTCCGAGAACCTCGAGAACCCTCCCAAGATGGGAGAAGAGGAGGCCCTTCCCTCGCAGGCGAGCTCGGGCTATGCCAGCCTGTTATCCTCACCGCCCACTGAGTCTTTGCAGAATCAGCCAGTCTTGATTGCCCAGCCTGATCAAAGCTATAATTTGGCTCAGCCCATTAATTTTTCTGTGTCCTTATCGAGTCCTAACAAGAAGAGTCTGCCCTGGAGAGATGCTTTGGTGGGGGATAAACCAACAGCAAGCAGCCGGACTGTCGGGGGGGACTCCGGAGAAAGTGCTCCTGCGTCTGGGATCGCAGCCACCTCTGTCACCCGCTCGCCTCTGCCCAAGAGTCTCCCGCAAGGTAGCTTTCCACAAGTTCCTGGCACTTCGGAGACCGTTTGTAATCAACCTGCTAATTTGCTGGTTCAGCCGCCACCTCATCCGGTTCCAAAGAACTTGCTTCCAGAAGGCCAAAAGGTTCATAATGCAGAGAACGTTCTTCCCGAGCTGGCTGGTAGCCCTGCTGGAAGCACAGGCGTGATGTTGGTGCCGCCTGCAAACGCTACCTCGGTCCCTGCTGGTAGTAAAGCGGATCCCTCCGGTAATCGGGAAGAAACTTCTGGAGCCCTAGACTTCACGCTGAATAGGACTTTGGAAAATTCTCTAAGGATGTACGGCCCGTCCCGTTCTGACAGCCCAGCTTGTCCGCAAACCGTCACCAGTCAGCCTAGACAACCTGGGCCAGGGGCACAGAACCCAGACCGTTTCTACCAGCAGGTGACCAAAGACGCTCAGGACCCATGTGGCCTAGGGAGAGCCCAGCAGGAGCCGTCGCCGGCCCCCCAGCAAGGGCCCAAAGCAACATGTTCAGAACCTTCGAACCCAGGAAGTCCGCCGGTGCAGGGGCAGTCCCAAGACTCGGTCCCGCCACCGGCAAGTCCCGCTCCAGCTGACACGGGTCAGCAGCTGCTGCCTCGGCCGCCTCGGTCCTCCAGCGCGTCCGTCGTGTCCACCAGCTCCAGCCAGGCAGCCGCGCGGTCGGACCAGCAGTGGCTGCAGCCGCCTCCCTCGGACTTGGCAGCTTACTACTATTACAGACCCCTGTACGATGGCTACCAGTCGCAGTACCCCTCGCCATACCCGCCGGATCCTGGCACAGCCTCCCTCTATTACCAG CAGGACGTCTATGGCCTGTATGAGCCCAGATACAGGTCCTACGACAGCGCGGTGTCCGCCTACGCTGAGAGCTACCGCTGCCCCGAGCCCGAGCGGCCCAGCTCCCGGGCAAGTCACTGCTCGGACCGGCCACCTGCCAG GCAAGGCTATCCTGAAGGTTACTACAACTCCAAAAGCGGATGGAGCAGCCACAGTGATTACTATGCAGGTTACTACTCCGGCCAGTATGACTACGCAG ATGCAGGCCGCTGGGACCGATACCACTATGGCTCCAGATTCAGGGACCCCCGCGCCTGTGACCGGAGGTATTGGTATGATGCGGAACACGATCCGTACCGGAAAGAAAACTACACTTACGGGGACAG GCCCGAGAGGTATGATGACCCCTGGAGGTACGACCCTCGCTTCACTGGCAGTTTTGACGACGACCCTGAGCCCCACAGGGACCCTTACGGGGAGGAGGCGGACAGACGCAGCGTGCACAGCGAGCGCTCCGCACAGAGTCTGCGCAGCAGCCTCAGCTCCCGCTCGCGCCAG AGTCAGGTTTACAGAAATCACGGCATGACTGCTGCTTCCTACGAGGCCCCGCCTCCCCCAGACTCCTTGCCTGGAGATTATGCCTACGGCAACAATTTTGGCAGCGTCCAGGGCTTCCCGGAGTACGGTTACCCTGCCGAAGCCGGCTGGCCCGCGACGgaacaag CTCCATCAAGACCAACTTCTCCTGAGAAATTCTCAGTGCCTCACGTCTGTGCCAGGTTTGGTCCTGGGGGTCAGCTCATTAAAGTGATTCCAAATCTGCCTTCAGAAGGACAGCCCGCGCTGGTCGAGATCCACAGCATGGAG ACCTTGCTGCAGCACACGCCGGACCAGGAGGAGATGCGCTCGTTCCCGGGACCGCTCGGCAA AGGTGACACCCATAAAGTGGATGTTATTAATTTTGCACAGAACAAAGCTACGAAATGTTTGCAGAATGAAAATTTAATTGACAAGGAGTCTGCCAGTCTCCTTTGGAATTTCATTGTTCTCTTGTGCAGGCAGAACGGG ACCGTGGTGGGAACAGACATCGCGGAACTTCTGTTACGAGACCACCGAACGGCATGGCTTCCTGGGAAGTCACCCAACGAGGCCAACCTGATCGATTTTACTAACGAGGCGGTGggacaagtggaggaggaggagtccGGGGAGGCCCAGCTCTCGTTCCTCACCGACAGCCACGCGGCCACCACCAGCACTCTCGAGAAGGAAACCGAGAGGTTCCGAGAGCTGCTGCTCTACGGACGCAAGaag GATGCTTTAGAATCCGCGATGAAAAACGCCTTGTGGGGACACGCTCTGTTGCTGGCAAGCAAGATGGACAGCCGGACACACGCCCGGGTCATGACCAG GTTCGCCAACAGTCTTCCGATCAACGACCCTCTGCAGACAGTGTACCAGCTGATGTCGGGCCGGATGCCCGCGGCGTCCACG TGTTGCGGAGACGAGAAGTGGGGAGATTGGAGGCCGCATCTTGCCATGATCTTGTCCAACCTGAGCAGCAGTGTGGATGTGGAGTCCAGGGCGACGACCACCATGGGCGACACGCTAG CTTCGAAAGGTCTCTTAGATGCTGCGCACTTCTGCTACCTCATGGCCCAGGTCGGGTTAGGGGTCTACACGAAGAAAACCGCAAAACTGGTTTTAATTGGATCGAATCACAG TTTGCCGTTTTTCCAGTTTGCAACCAATGAAGCCATTCAGAGGACGGAGGCCTATGAGTATGCCCAGTCCCTCGGGGCACAGACCTGCTCCTTCCCCAACTTCCAG GTGTTCAAGTTCATCTACTCCTGCCGCCTGGCGGAGATGGGGCTGGCCACGCAAGCCTTCCACTACTGCGAGGTGATCGCCAAGACCATCCTGACGCAGCCCCACGCGCACTCTCCGGTGCTCATCAGCCAGCTGGCTCAG ATCGCCTCGCAGTTGCGGCTCTTCGACCCTCAGCTGAGAGAGAAGCCGGAGGAGGAGTCCTTCGTGGAGCCCACCTGGTTGGTCCAGCTGCGGCGCGTCGAGAAGCAGGTCAAG GAGGGCGCCGCGCCGTGGAGCCTGGACGGGGCCCTCTCCCAGTGCTGCCCCAGCACGCCCAGCCCTGAGGCCGGGCAGCACGACGGCCCAGGACCCGCCCAGCCGGGCAACCCGCTGCTGGCACTGCCTGTGCCCAGCGCCGAGCGCTTCGGTCAGGGCGTGCGGCTGCTGCCTTCAG CTCCGCCGACGCTCCCCGACAGCCAGCCGGCCCTCCCCGCCAGGGTGCCGTTGTTCCCGGTGCCACCACCCCCCGGCCCTGCGGAGCTGGGGCCTGGCTGCGGACCCCCAGGGTCTGCGCTTGGCTTTCCAGAGCCCTCTGTGCCCGAGCCTGCAGCTCTGTACCCAGGACCTGGCCTGCCAGCGGGTGCACCGTCTCTGCAGGAAAGTGAGCACCTGCCCCAGGAGGCCGGAAGCCAGGACCCAG GGGTGATGCCACAGGAGGCGCTTGGGAGAAACTCGCTTCCGGAACGGAGAGAAGATGGTTTTGGCGGAAAATTCGCTCATCTG GGCCCCTCCAGGACGCCCCAGGACTCCGAGGTCCCTCCGGCGTGGGAGCGTGCTGGCCCCGGAGCCCTGCAGCCGCCTCTCACGTCCACGCCCGAAGGGAAGAGGCCTGCACAGGCGGCCGGGAAGGAGGTCAAGGAGCCTAAGAAG AGCAGCGAGTCCTGGTTATTTCGTTGGCTGCCCGGGAAGAAAAGGACGGAGGCTTATCTGCCCGACGACAAGAACAAGTCG ATCGTCTGGGATGAAAAGAAGAACCGATGGGTGGATGTAAACGAGCCAGAGGAGGAG AAGAAGGCTCCGCCCCCACCACCAACCTCCCTCCCCAAGGCTGCACAGGCTGGGCCCCCTGGTCCCGGAGGACCCCCGAGAGCCTCCGTGAACATGTTTTCCAGGAAAGCAG CCGGAGCCCGAGCGCGCTACGTGGACATCTTAAACCCGGGGGGCCCCCAGCGGAGTGAACCGGCTCTCGCCCCGGCGGAGTTTTTTGCTCCTCTGGCCCCGATGCCGATTCCCACCCACTCTTTCGGACCAAACGCAG ATGCGGAGGAAGCCCCGCCCGCAGAGGGGGCCGGCAGGGAAGGGCGTGCGCCTGCAGGGGGGACCGTCAATCCAGAGCCGGCCTCACAGCCCCAG GTGTTAGGTTTGCCAGCGTCGCTCCCTGGCCCTGAGCTCCCACCCGCGCACGAGGACGGTTCCAAGGGAGGAGAG CTTTCACGCTGTAGTTCACTGAGTTCATTGTCGCGTGAAGTAAGCCAGCATTTTTCTCAG GCTCCCAGTGACCACCCCGCAGCAGGGGGCGCCTCCGGGGCAGCCGTGCCCTTCTACGGCCCTGCTCACTTTGCACAG GCCTCTGCCGCCTCGGGGGGCTCCAGGATGGGGAGGATCGGCCAGAGGAAGTACCCGGCGTTGAGCTAG